Proteins from one Primulina huaijiensis isolate GDHJ02 chromosome 18, ASM1229523v2, whole genome shotgun sequence genomic window:
- the LOC140965272 gene encoding large ribosomal subunit protein eL22y-like produces the protein MVKLSKGVGAGAQKGGKKKATTFVIDCAKPVEDKIMEIASLEKFLQERIKVAGKPGALGDAVTVTRDKSKITVTANDTNFSKRYLKYLTKKYLKKNNVRDWLRVIASNKDRSVYELRYFNIAENEAEEED, from the exons ATGGTGAAGCTGAGTAAAGGAGTAGGGGCTGGGGCTCAGAAAGGGGGGAAAAAGAAGGCCACGACGTTTGTTATCGACTGCGCGAAGCCGGTTGAGGATAAGATCATGGAAATCGCCTCACTGGAAAAGTTCCTTCAGGAGCGCATCAAGGTCGCCGGGAAGCCGGGGGCTCTGGGAGACGCCGTTACTGTCACCCGGGATAAGTCAAAGATCACCGTTACTGCTAATGACACAAACTTCTCCAAGAG GTATTTGAAGTACTTGACAAAGAAATATCTGAAGAAGAATAATGTGCGTGATTGGCTCCGAGTTATAGCTTCCAACAAAGACCGTAGTGTGTATGAATTGAGGTACTTCAACATTGCTGAGAATGAGGCTGAAGAGGAGGATTGA